The nucleotide window CCACTGGCGCAGTTCGCTCAACACACCGTGGCCGTCCAGGTCCGGCAGGCCGATGTCCAGCACCACCAGGTCGGCGCCGTGCGCGGCCAGCTCGGCCAGGCCGGCGCGCCCGCTTCCGGCCGTCGCCACCACGTAACCCTGCGCACGCAGGCTGATGTCGAGGAAGCGCCGGATCTGCGGCTCGTCGTCGATCACCAGGATGCGCGGCGGCGGTGCGGATGCGGGCGGTGGCGCGGTGTACGTCAAACCGGCTCCTGGGCGGGGGTGAGCAGCGGCAGGGTAATCCGGATCACGGTGCCGCGGCCATCGGCCCCCGGCAATGCCTGCACGCTGCCGCCGTGGGCGCCCACCATGCCCTGGCAGATCGCCAGCCCCAGGCCGGTGCCCTGCCGGCCGCGGTCGCCACGCTCCACGCTGTAGAACATGTCGAAGATGCGCGCGCGTTCGTCTTCCGGAATACCGGGCCCGCGGTCGCGCACGTCGATGCGCAGCGCGCCGTCGACGAGCTTTGCGTCGATCCGCACCGGTTCGCCCGGCGGAGAGAACTTCGCCGCGTTCTCCAGCACGTTGAACACCGCCTGCTCGATCAGCGCCGGGTGCACCCAGATCGCCGGCAGGTCCGGCGCCACCGTGGTCTGCACATGGACGCCCGGCTGGTAGCGCTGCAGGCGCTGCACCGCCGAACCGAGCAGTTCGTCCACGCCGATCCAGTCGCGGTTGAGCGTCAATCCGCTATGGCCGAGGCGTGTCATGTCCAGCAGGTTCTGGATGTAGCGGTCCAGGCGCTCGCCTTCCTGCTGGATGGTCTCCAGCAGCGCGCGCCGGTCCTCGCCCCCCATTGCGTCCCAGTAACTGGCCAGGCTGCTGGCCGAACCGATCATCGACGCCAGCGGCGAGCGTAGGTCGTGCGACACCGAAGACAGCAGCGCCGACCGCAGGCGTTCGGTCTCGCCGCTGACGCGCGCGTCTTCCAGTTCGGCGACCAGGCGCGTGCGCACGACCGCCTGCGCGATGTCCTCGGCCATCGCCTCGGCCAGCCGGCGCTGTTCCGGCAGCAGGCGCACGTCGTGGTCGAAGCGCAGCCCCAGCACGCCCAGGCTGCCGCGATCGCCGCGCAGCGGCAGGAACCAGCGCCCCGCGCCGGCCAGCGTGTCGGTGTGGCGCCCGGTAGGCTGGCCATGCTGTTGCGCCCAGTCCGCGGCGGCGCGATCAATCTCGCTAAGCGCGACGCCGTCCGGCTCCTCCCGTCCCTGCACACGCAGCCACGCTTCGGCCGACAACGCGCGCGCCAGCGCCTTGCGACCCGCGGCCAGCACCTGCCCCAGGTCCGCCGCACCGGCCAGGTCGCGGGCGAGCGCCTGTAGCGCGGTGGCCTGCGCGTTCGCCGCGCGCAGGGCCACCACCTGCATGCGCAGGCGCGAGGCCAGGCGCCCGGCGACCAGCGCCGCCACCAGGAACAGGAACACCGTGGTCACGCCCTGGCGCGCGCCGATGTTGAAGGTGAAGCGCGGCTCGATGAAGAAGAAGTTGTAGGCCAGGAAACTCAACAGCGCGGCCACCACCGAGGCGGTCATCCGCGTGCGCGCCGCCACCAGCACCACCGCGACGATGAACACCATCGACAGATCGTCCAGGCCCACCCAGCGCTCCGCGACGGCCGCCACGCCGACCGCCAGCACCGACGCCATGACGGCGAAAGCCAGGTCGTGCCGGCCCAGCAGGTCCCAGGGCCGCGGGCCTCCACGGCGCGCCCGTGCGCGGGCCTCCGGCGTGCTGATGATGACCAGTTCGTAGTGCGCGCCACGCTGCAGCAGTTGCTGGGTCAGCGTACGGTTGAACATGCGCGCCACCGGCCGCTCCCGCGTGCGCCCGAGCACCAGGGTGGAAGCACCGTTCTGGGTGGCGTGGTCGAGCAGCGCGTCGGCGATGCGCGTGCCGCGCAGTACGTCGGTCTCCGCGCCCAGCCGGCGCGCCAGCGCGAACGCCTGGTCGATCTCGCGCTGGCGCACCTCGTCCACCGTATCGGACACCTGCACGGTCACCACGCTCCACGGTGCGTCGCGACGCTCGGCGATGCGGCGTGCCGCGCGCACCAGGTACTCGGACTGGCCCAGGCCGTCGATCGCCACCAGCACGCGCCGGCGCAGCGGCATGCCCGGCAGGCCGCGCGCCGCCTGGTCTTCGCGCAGGTCGGCGTCGACGCGGTCGGCCGCGGTCTGCATGGCCAGTTCGCGCAGCGCGATCAGGTTGGACGGCGAGAAGAACGCCTGCAGCGCCTGCGATGCCTGTTCCGGCAGATAGACCTTGCCTTGGTGCAGGCGCTCGATCAGTTCGCGCGGCGGCAGATCGACCAGCACGATGTCGCGCAGGCGGTCGAACACCGCATCCGGCACGGTCTCGCTGACGCGTACGCCGGTGATCCGGTGGACGACGTCGTTGAGGCTCTCCAGGTGCTGGATGTTGATGGTGGTGTGCACGTCGATGCCGGCATCGAGCAGTTCGATGACGTCCTGCCAGCGCCGCTCGTGGCGGCTGC belongs to Pseudoxanthomonas sp. F37 and includes:
- a CDS encoding sensor histidine kinase KdpD, coding for MTDARHRQADALIDHLQRERSGRLTIFLGAAPGVGKTYTMLSRARELRRQGRDVVVGIVETHGRGETAALTEGLEILPRRRVAYQGRWLEEMDLDALLARRPQIALVDELAHRNAPGSRHERRWQDVIELLDAGIDVHTTINIQHLESLNDVVHRITGVRVSETVPDAVFDRLRDIVLVDLPPRELIERLHQGKVYLPEQASQALQAFFSPSNLIALRELAMQTAADRVDADLREDQAARGLPGMPLRRRVLVAIDGLGQSEYLVRAARRIAERRDAPWSVVTVQVSDTVDEVRQREIDQAFALARRLGAETDVLRGTRIADALLDHATQNGASTLVLGRTRERPVARMFNRTLTQQLLQRGAHYELVIISTPEARARARRGGPRPWDLLGRHDLAFAVMASVLAVGVAAVAERWVGLDDLSMVFIVAVVLVAARTRMTASVVAALLSFLAYNFFFIEPRFTFNIGARQGVTTVFLFLVAALVAGRLASRLRMQVVALRAANAQATALQALARDLAGAADLGQVLAAGRKALARALSAEAWLRVQGREEPDGVALSEIDRAAADWAQQHGQPTGRHTDTLAGAGRWFLPLRGDRGSLGVLGLRFDHDVRLLPEQRRLAEAMAEDIAQAVVRTRLVAELEDARVSGETERLRSALLSSVSHDLRSPLASMIGSASSLASYWDAMGGEDRRALLETIQQEGERLDRYIQNLLDMTRLGHSGLTLNRDWIGVDELLGSAVQRLQRYQPGVHVQTTVAPDLPAIWVHPALIEQAVFNVLENAAKFSPPGEPVRIDAKLVDGALRIDVRDRGPGIPEDERARIFDMFYSVERGDRGRQGTGLGLAICQGMVGAHGGSVQALPGADGRGTVIRITLPLLTPAQEPV